From the Corticium candelabrum chromosome 2, ooCorCand1.1, whole genome shotgun sequence genome, one window contains:
- the LOC134198492 gene encoding uncharacterized protein LOC134198492, with product MFRSLTDPDLWESLVPNLDYVANHLIVTRCVLRRLVSANIISMAEFGEWCRYKTPLTEENVDTLVLRLHKQDPKLFPKFCTILKDVGQGEVARRLEEAAVKIEQGSVCAKLDSADEHAIAAKKVDVVRAKMSTTRTESADISSEKQRPWERRLPSSSAWPSSDNQKFTSRGMEGEPNTTKDNSQGVASNIQGDRLLSAALRKNYVFLTETLRCDKLLLGTLFQEYVISARQFTKLREDKLDHKEKIHQLIVYVLPKKRPQMFWKFCKILRHLKQTYVADKLLQTVSDYESTLQGPSNYQTTSSLEETIERYIARINRLRAEKKAARKQIQQYRKLGRACRQLSRAKYRKNFWLKYKRDRTRPEQKR from the exons ATGTTTCGTTCGTTGACCGACCCCGATCTTTGGGAATCTCTTGTCCCTAATCTTGATTACGTAGCGAACCACTTGATTGTAACACGATGTGTACTTCGCCGTCTCGTCAGCGCGAACATAATTAGCATGGCGGAATTTGGAGAATGGTGCCGTTACAAAACACCGCTCACTGAAGAGAACGTCGATACGCTCGTTTTACGTCTACACAAACAAGATCCAAAGTTGTTTCCGAAGTTTTGCACGATATTGAAAGACGTCGGACAAGGAGAAGTGGCTCGACGACTCGAGGAAGCTGCTGTAAAGATTGAGCAAGGAAGCGTCTGCG CTAAGTTAGACAGCGCCGATGAGCACGCGATAGCAGCAAAGAAAGTCGACGTCGTTAGGGCTAAAATGTCGACGACTCGTACAGAAA GTGCAGACATTTCAAGTGAAAAACAAAGACCGTGGGAACGACGTCTGCCCTCATCGTCGGCGTGGCCGTCATCAGATAATCAAAAGTTTACATCACGTGGCATGGAAG GAGAACCAAATACAACGAAGGATAATTCACAAGGGGTTGCGAGCAATATTCAAGGAGACCGGTTGTTGTCTGCTGCTCTAAGAAAGAATTATGTGTTTCTAACGGAAACACTGCGTTGCGACAAGCTTTTACTTGGTACATTGTTCCAAGAATATGTCATATCCGCTAGGCAGTTCACGAAGCTTCGAGAAGACAAGCTAGATCACAAAGAGAAAATTCACCAACTGATCGTGTACGTTCTTCCAAAGAAACGGCCTCAGATGTTCTGGAAATTCTGCAAAATTCTTCGCCATTTGAAACAGACATATGTAGCTGATAAGCTATTGCAAACCGTGTCAGATTACGAAAGCACTCTTCAAG GACCTAGTAACTATCAAACAACGAGCAGTTTAGAAGAGACTATTGAAAGATATATCGCTAGAATCAATCGTCTTAGAGCAGAAAAGAAAGCGGCTAGAAAACAGATTCAGCAATACagaaaattaggaagagcaTGCAGACAGCTTTCTAGAGCAAAATACCGCAAAAATTTTTGGCTAAAGTACAAGAGAGACAGAACAAGACCTGAACAGAAAAGGTGA
- the LOC134198244 gene encoding uncharacterized protein LOC134198244 isoform X1, whose protein sequence is MACLSNLAERVGVTENSESAWADAEKTRKGADQALDKLSSVCSSSQTATPWSALRKNYVYLSNALHFDSFLLSRLYEYSFISRHELDLLHSCKLSYEDKIHHLIVQLPSNSPEKFPEFCQILRRVGQSDVAERLEQHASQDKSKLLRSSSSHHRKKSLKRLLEAKVARLEKEKAAAVREAEEERQIAFAAAEQVLDKTVRAPSFRALDSNVKTRDDDIESLAKNIEEEFARLTKDSLAECSDIWNNTPNASNIAGKQQTSGNSMPRTEWHFPTPCTSWLYGKLGSVEDRLVVLANGIDQLYVQNDNSDEWNIFAREDSVIKHVVSTLDLCLVYLYDTIKRQYVIEQFNIREDENWRFVTVLPSDLHLDGVSVSLRENSLYVVGGETRSGTYVSTASVCDLNSGQWCKMNDMQTKRSNCSCAIVNNTLFVCGGFTDGYVASNVVECADVRVEKWRQALPTKAYFTTLTAVNDKLVMAGGLSQQNRFSPSDIVELYDERSVKWLPLPHMKHKRWLHSALSMQKEELIVAGGQDQDGKPLTSIETLYCF, encoded by the exons ATGGCTTGTTTGAGTAACCTTGCAGAACGCGTAGGAG TGACAGAAAATAGCGAAAGCGCTTGGGCTGACGCAGAAAAGACACGTAAGGGAGCGGATCAAGCCCTAGACAAACTCTCATCGGTGTGTTCAAGCAGTCAAACCGCCACTCCATGGTCTGCCTTGAGAAAAAACTATGTATATCTGTCGAATGCCCTGCATTTCGACAGTTTTCTCCTTTCACGCCTGTATGAATACTCTTTCATATCCCGACACGAACTCGATCTCCTGCATAGTTGCAAATTATCATATGAAGATAAGATACATCATTTGATTGTGCAACTTCCTTCTAATTCGCCTGAAAAGTTTCCTGAATTTTGCCAAATTCTCCGTCGTGTGGGACAATCTGATGTTGCAGAGAGGCTGGAGCAGCACGCCTCACAAG ATAAGAGTAAACTACTAAGAAGTAGTAGTTCACATCATCGAAAAAAATCACTAAAAAGGCTATTGGAAGCTAAAGTGGCTAGACTGGAAAAAGAGAAGGCCGCAGCAGTTAGGGAAGCTGaagaagaaagacaaatcgCCTTCGCTGCAGCAGAGCAGGTTCTAGACAAAACTGTGCGAGCACCAAGTTTTAGAGCTTTGGACTCTAATGTAAAGACACGAGATGATGATATAGAATCACTAGCTAAGAATATTGAAGAGGAATTCGCGAGGCTCACGAAGGACTCGTTGGCAGAGTGCTCTGATATTTGGAACAATACACCAAATGCATCAAATATTGCAGGAAAACAGCAG ACCAGTGGCAATAGTATGCCAAGGACTGAATGGCATTTCCCTACTCCTTGTACTAGTTGGCTGTATGGTAAATTGGGATCGGTTGAAGACAGACTAGTAGTGTTAGCAAACGGAATTGATCAACTGTATGTTCAGaatgataacagtgatgagtGGAACATATTTGCCAGAGAAGATAGTGTCATCAAACATGTGGTAAGCACTCTCGATTTGTGTTTGGTCTACCTGTATGATACAATAAAACGTCAGTATGTGATTGAACAATTCAATATTCGCGAAGACGAAAACTGGCGGTTTGTCACAGTTCTACCAAGTGATTTGCACTTAGATGGTGTATCTGTTTCTCTTCGAGAAAACTCACTGTATGTAGTGGGTGGTGAGACTAGATCGGGAACGTATGTGAGTACAGCAAGTGTGTGTGACTTAAACAGTGGGCAGTGGTGCAAGATGAACGACATGCAAACCAAACGTTCCAACTGCTCTTGTGCTATTGTGAACAACACACTATTTGTGTGTGGAGGCTTTACAGATGGCTACGTTGCAAGTAATGttgttgagtgtgcagatgttcgtgTAGAAAAATGGAGacaagcccttcctacaaaagCCTATTTTACAACTCTGACAGCAGTTAATGACAAACTGGTTATGGCTGGGGGCTTGAGTCAACAAAACAGGTTTTCTCCGTCTGACATTGTTGAATTATATGATGAGAGATCTGTCAAATGGCTTCCTCTACCACACATGAAACACAAGCGATGGTTACATTCTGCATTGTCAATGCAGAAGGAAGAGCTCATCGTGGCAGGAGGGCAGGATCAAGATGGGAAACCTCTAACCTCTATAGAAACTTTATATTGTTTCTAA
- the LOC134198244 gene encoding uncharacterized protein LOC134198244 isoform X2, whose amino-acid sequence MACLSNLAERVGVTENSESAWADAEKTRKGADQALDKLSSVCSSSQTATPWSALRKNYVYLSNALHFDSFLLSRLYEYSFISRHELDLLHSCKLSYEDKIHHLIVQLPSNSPEKFPEFCQILRRVGQSDVAERLEQHASQDKSKLLRSSSSHHRKKSLKRLLEAKVARLEKEKAAAVREAEEERQIAFAAAEQVLDKTVRAPSFRALDSNVKTRDDDIESLAKNIEEEFARLTKDSLAECSDIWNNTPNASNIAGKQQTSGNSMPRTEWHFPTPCTSWLYGKLGSVEDRLVVLANGIDQLYVQNDNSDEWNIFAREDSVIKHVMVYLFLFEKTHCM is encoded by the exons ATGGCTTGTTTGAGTAACCTTGCAGAACGCGTAGGAG TGACAGAAAATAGCGAAAGCGCTTGGGCTGACGCAGAAAAGACACGTAAGGGAGCGGATCAAGCCCTAGACAAACTCTCATCGGTGTGTTCAAGCAGTCAAACCGCCACTCCATGGTCTGCCTTGAGAAAAAACTATGTATATCTGTCGAATGCCCTGCATTTCGACAGTTTTCTCCTTTCACGCCTGTATGAATACTCTTTCATATCCCGACACGAACTCGATCTCCTGCATAGTTGCAAATTATCATATGAAGATAAGATACATCATTTGATTGTGCAACTTCCTTCTAATTCGCCTGAAAAGTTTCCTGAATTTTGCCAAATTCTCCGTCGTGTGGGACAATCTGATGTTGCAGAGAGGCTGGAGCAGCACGCCTCACAAG ATAAGAGTAAACTACTAAGAAGTAGTAGTTCACATCATCGAAAAAAATCACTAAAAAGGCTATTGGAAGCTAAAGTGGCTAGACTGGAAAAAGAGAAGGCCGCAGCAGTTAGGGAAGCTGaagaagaaagacaaatcgCCTTCGCTGCAGCAGAGCAGGTTCTAGACAAAACTGTGCGAGCACCAAGTTTTAGAGCTTTGGACTCTAATGTAAAGACACGAGATGATGATATAGAATCACTAGCTAAGAATATTGAAGAGGAATTCGCGAGGCTCACGAAGGACTCGTTGGCAGAGTGCTCTGATATTTGGAACAATACACCAAATGCATCAAATATTGCAGGAAAACAGCAG ACCAGTGGCAATAGTATGCCAAGGACTGAATGGCATTTCCCTACTCCTTGTACTAGTTGGCTGTATGGTAAATTGGGATCGGTTGAAGACAGACTAGTAGTGTTAGCAAACGGAATTGATCAACTGTATGTTCAGaatgataacagtgatgagtGGAACATATTTGCCAGAGAAGATAGTGTCATCAAACATGTG ATGGTGTATCTGTTTCTCTTCGAGAAAACTCACTGTATGTAG